GCTGTGCGGGGGATGCGTGGACGTGTGCCCGGTTTCCTGTTTGCGCATCGTGCCCGCGGATGGTCTTGGGGGAGAGGCTGCACGCATCGTGGCCGCAAAGCGGGAAGAGGATTCCACGTTGGATGTCTCGGCGATTCTCAAGGACGAGACCCGCTGCATTCGATGCGGATTGTGCGCCGACCGGTGCCCATCGGGCGCCATTACGATGGAATCGTTTCATTTCGAGGAGAGATGCATATGCCAGGACGTTTAGACCCTCCGGAAGTCCCAAGGCGGGATTTCCTGAACTGGGCCGGCATCGCAGCGGCCACGGCCGCCATCGCCGGTTCGATCATCGGCATGGCGCGGCTGCCGAAGCCCAGCGTGCTTCCCGAAGCGTCGCACCGTTTTCGCGCCGGGCATCCCGCGGAGTTCCCGCCCGGCACGGTGAAAATCATCCACGATCACAACGTGCGCATTGTCGCAACGGACGAGGGCGTGGCGGCGCTTTCGCTGGTGTGCACGCATCTCGGATGCATTGTCGCGGAATCCCCGGACGGGTTCAAATGTCCCTGTCATGGTTCGCAGTTCTCGCATGACGGCA
This DNA window, taken from Candidatus Hydrogenedentota bacterium, encodes the following:
- a CDS encoding ubiquinol-cytochrome c reductase iron-sulfur subunit, with protein sequence MPGRLDPPEVPRRDFLNWAGIAAATAAIAGSIIGMARLPKPSVLPEASHRFRAGHPAEFPPGTVKIIHDHNVRIVATDEGVAALSLVCTHLGCIVAESPDGFKCPCHGSQFSHDGKVVGGPAPRPLRWLEISHAPDGSLIVDKDREAPPNRFFKA